The nucleotide sequence ATCGTTTGGGCCGTGCGCTGGCGTTCCTCTTCAACTGGCAGTGCCTGCTGTTTTATCCGTGCATTCTGGCGACCGGATACATCGGCGTCGTCAACTACTCGGCGTACGTCGCGCCCGTTTTTGCGAGCAATCCGCTCGCTCGCGATACGCTCGCGATTGCGGTCGGTTTGATTACGATTGCGTTGCTGTACCGGAAAACGTCCGAGGTCGCGGCGCTGGGCAAAGTGCTTGGGGTCGCGGCGGCGGCCACGCTCGTCATCGTAACGCTGGCGGCATTCACACACGGTCACGCGAGCCACGCGTTCGCGCTCGCCAAGCCGTTGCATTTCGATAAGGCGTTTGTGGCGGGGTTTGCTACCGGGCTCTACATCGCGATGTACGATTACGCCGGATACTCGACCGTGGCGCTCGTCGGCGACGAGGTGGAATCGCCGAATCGGACGATACCGCTCTCGATACTCATTTCGGTTATCGTGGTTGCGGCACTGTACGTGTTGCTCCAAATCGGCGTGCTCGGCGCGGTGCCGTGGCAATCGCTGCTCGACGCACACGGCAATCCGACGCCGCAATCGCAGTACATCGGATCTACGATCGTCGAGGGCGCCTGGGGACATCCGGCGGCGTTCGCGGTGACGATGCTCGTGCTCGTCACCGCGCTGGCGTCGCTGTACGGAAACCTGCTCGGCGCGTCGCGCATTCCGTATGCGGCGGCGCGCGACGGCGCGTTCATTCCCGCCTTCGGTAAGCTGCATCCAACCGGAGATTTCCCCTTCGTGTCGCTGCTGGCCATCGGGGCGCTCTCGCTCGTCGCCAGCTTCTTTACGCTCGATCTCGTGATCGCGGTGTTGACTGCCGGCATCGTGTTGATTCAAAGCGTCGCGCAGATCGTTGCCTTGGCCGTGCTGCGCACGTCGCGCGGGCCGGCGCCGTTTCGGATGCCGCTCTATCCGTTACCCGCACTGATCGCACTGGCGGGATGGATCTTGGCGTTCAAATTCACCGGGACGACGGCGATCGAGTTCGGCGTGGGCTGGCTCGTGGTCGGGATCGCCGTCTTTCTCGTTGTGGCCAAAATGGAGCGGTGGTGGCCGTTCGCGCAGAGCGCTACTCCGTAACGATCGCTTTGGTCAAGCCGCGCGGCTTGTCGCTATCGACGCCGCGCGTGCGTGCGACGTGCAGCGCGAGCAGTTGCAGCGTCACCAGCCACGCGAGCGTGTTGTAGGGATCGTCGACGACCGGTCCGAGACGTTCGCCGGTTCCCAGCGATTCGGTGCCTACCGTAATCCGCAGCGCCCCGCGCACGGCGAGGTCGCGCATTGCCGCTCCCACGATCGGCGAGCCGTCGGCATCGACAATGCCGATCGCCGCAGTCGATGCGTCGGCCATCGCGGCGCTACCGTGACGAAACTCGCCGGCCTGAAACCCCTCGGCGTGCATGTAGGTGGCTTCCTTGAACTTCAGCGCCGCTTCGCGCGCGATCGGCGCGCCGTAGTCGGTTCCGAGAATCACGATACCGCTGCAGTGCGCGATCCGCGCCGCAGGCGTCAGAGTAGTGCCGGCGGAATCGCGCAGCCACGAGCGAACGGTTTGCGCCGTTTCCAGCAGCACCGCGGGTTCGCGCGAACGATCCTGCGCGAGCAGCGACGCCGCCGTAAGGAGAATGGCTATCGTGCACGAGACGCTTTTCGTGGCCGGAACGGCGAGTTCGGGTCCGGCGCCCACGTCGATCGTCAGATCGGCGCGTTGCCCGAGCGGTGATTCGGCCGTGTTCGTAACGGCGACGAGCTTTGCGGGACGCAGGACCTCGAGCGCGCGAAGAACGTCGGTCGAGCGGCCGCTTTGCGAAAGTGCGACGACCGTGCTGCCCTCGAACGCGCGATGGTCGCCCTGCGCTTCGGTTGCCGCCAGCGCGATTGCATCGATTGCGCGGCGCCGCAGCGCGATTGCGCCCAGCTGTGCGGCAAAGAGCGAACTGCCGCTGCCGATGAGCACGATCTTTCCCTCGAGCGCGCTCGCGAGCCTTGCGGCGGCATCGGAACGCGCGATTCTCTCCCAAACTTCGGGCTGCTCGAAGATCTCGCGCTCGAAGTCACGGCCGAGCTGGGTTTCCACGCTCGCCCCGATTGCAGCAGCGGGCGCGCTCTTCCTGTGCGCCTGCGTCGCGCGCGCGGAAACCGTCGTGCCGTCGCCGCAGCATTTCGTCGAAACCGCGCAACGCTACGTGCTTCCTGCAGTGGTGACGATTTCGGCTTCCGGCGTGGCGTCCGAATCGATCGCGCTCGCGCGGCGCATCCTGCGCGAACACGGAGTCGGAGCGGCCTTGACCCTCGCGCGATCGGCAAACGATGCGGCGCTCGGATCGGAGGGCTATCGTCTGAACGTGACCGCTTCGGGGATCACCATCGCGGCCAACGGGAATGCCGGAGTTTTCTACGGGCTGCAGACGCTCGATCAGCTGTTGCCGCCGGCCGGCGGCGATCGCACGATGCGCGGCGTAGAAATCGCCGATTGGCCGGCGCACCCGTGGCGCGGCATGCATCTCGACGTCAGCCGGCATTTCTTCGGCGTCGACGTCGTCGAGCGCTACATCGACGTCATGGCGCGCTACAAGCTCAACGTCTTTCACTGGCATTTGACCGACGATCAAGGCTGGCGCATCGCGATCGCGCGCTATCCGCGTCTTACCAGTGCGGGCGGATGCCGCGCCGGTACGGAGCTCGAAGGCGACGCCACCGAGATCGACGCGCAACGGTATTGCGGCTATTACACGCAAGACCAGATTCGACGGGTCGTGGAGTACGCAAAAGCCCGCTACGTCACGATCGTTCCCGAGATCGAAATGCCGGGACACTCCCAAGCCGCGATCGCGGCCTATCCGCGCCTTGGATGCGGGAGTCCTCACGTTACGGTCCGCGAAACGTGGGGCGTAAGCGACGTCGTCTACTGCCCGACCGAGTACACGTTCGGATTTCTCGAAAACGTCTTGCGCGAAGTCATCGCGCTCTTTCCCGGACCGTACGTCCACATCGGCGGCGACGAAGTCCCTACCGTTGCGTGGCGGCACAGTGCCGCCGTGCAACAACTCATGCGCGAACGGCACATCGCAACCTACGCCGGCGTGCAAGGGTATTTCGACCGCCGCATCGAGCGATTTCTGGAGGCTCACGGGCGGCGCGTTATTGGATGGGACGACATTCTGGGCGGCGGAGTGACTCGCCGCGCCGCGATCATGTCGTGGCACGCCGGCGACAGCGGGGTTGAGGCCGCGCGGCACGGCAACGACGTGGTGATGACGCCGGACGGTCCGCTGTATTTCGATGCGTATCAGGGCGATCCCAACGACGAGCCGCAGGCGATCGGCGATCTGTCGACGCCCGAGATGATCTACCGCTATCAGCCGGTTTCAGCTTCGCTGACCTCCGCGCAGTCGCGGCACATCATCGGCGTACAGGGAAACCTTTGGGCCGAGTACGTCGGGACGCCGCAGCACCTCTTTTATATGCTGCTCCCGCGCATGTTGAGTCTCAGCGAAATTGCCTGGCGCGATCCTCAGCCGCGCGCGTGGAGCGATTTCGCGCTCGCGATGGGCGCGCAGCTGCCGTGGTTAGGCGGGCACGGCTACGCGTTTCGCATTCCGAATCCGGAGTTTTCGGTGGCCGGCGGCAGCCTGCATTTCGCCAACGTGTCGCCCAGCGTTCGCACGGTCGACGCGCAGACGGCATCAGGCAGCGTCGCGGTAACGATATCGAGCGTCGTTCCGAACGGCACGATTCGCTACACCGTCGACGGAACGCCGCCGTCGAAAACGTCGACGGGGTACCGCAATCCGATTGCGTTGTCGCTCGGGCCCAACCAAGCGGTACGAATTACCGCGATCGTAGTGCTCCCGGATGGTCGCGCTAGTACCCCCAGTTGCTTAATGCTCGCCGCTGCATCGCCGTAAAGTTTAAAATCGCGAGACCGTTAACACGTCAACGGTCAATACACGCGGCGTAAAGACTCCGTAACGAGCGTTGTCTCCACAGATGACCGGTGGCATGATTGCTTGGAGGAGACAACGGCCATTCTTAATCAAACGAAACCGCCATTCTGGTCGCTGGGTGGGCGCCGCCGGGATCGGGACGAAGCCGACGAGCCGGTCGTGGAGACCTCATCCGAAGCTAGTTCCAAACTAGGCAGCCTGATGCAGCAGCTCGACGCCGGAATCGCGCAATCGACCGAGCGCGAGCGCGCGGTGCAGGCGGGACGCAAGCGAGACCTTCATGCCGTTGCGGATCCCGCGCCTGCCGCCGAACCGCCGCTCGACACGGCGAAAGTCGAGACTTCTAACGTGGAAACGCCCAAGGTCGAACTCGGCGTGATCGAACGCACTAGCGTTCAAGCAGAAGCGATCGAGATCGATTCAGTAACGAGCGAAGCGTTGCGCCTCATCGCGGATCAACGTAGGGCTGCCGAAGCGCTGTTATCGGAGACGCGTGCGCTCGAGGATCAGATCAAGAATGCGGCGGTGGCCGCGCAAGCGACGCGCGCCTACCAATCGGCAAAATCGAAAGCCGAAGACGCCGCGGCGAGGGCAGAAGCCGCCGCCAACGCTGAAGCCGAGTCCAAACAACGCTCCGACGCGCTCGTGCACGATCATTCCGTGCTGTCGAGCGAACTCAAGAGCATTGAAGAAATCGTGACGATCAAGCGCCACGAAGCCGACGCGGCCAAGCTCGAAATTGCCGATCTCGAGCGCAAGCTCGGAGAGTTGAAGCACGCGGCGCAGACGGTGTTTTCCGACGTCGCGCTTCACGAATCGCGCGCGCGCGAGTGCACGGCGCGTGAGACCGCGGCGGCGCGATCGGCTGCCGAAGCGGCGGCGCGCACCGCGGCCCGTAAGGCCGAACGCGAAGCGGCCGAGGCTGCGGCGCAGGCAGCGCACGAAAGCGCCGAGGCGCTGCGCACCGAGCTGCCTTCGGCCCAGGGCACGGGCGCAATCGAAGACCTACAACGGCTTACGGCGCGCATCACGGAGCAGGTAGAACTTGCGCGCAGCCTGCGAAACGGCAGCCTTAACGGGCAAAAAGCAAGCTAAATCCGGGGACATGGGGGTTTATATGTCGACCACTAGCAACTCGTCGCTCTGGCAAATGATGGCCCAGCTCGACGCAAGTATCGAGGAGTCCAACAAACGCGATGCCGAGAAGGGCGTGGTGGAGTATCGCGACAGCGACGACATCGAAGAGCCCGCCTACCGCCTTCCGTTGCGCGTAACGCAGGAGCTCAACGGCGCGCCCGTCGGCTTCGAGTGCCCGAACTCGATGACGCCGCCCTGATCGCGTCCAAACCGTCCCTCTAAACGTCCGTTAGCAGCAACGCCGGCTCGTGCGCCGGCGTTGGTTTTTTGGGGCAGTGGGGACAGCCGCCGGTCGCGAATCCCCGCGCATGAAGAGTTTGCTTAACGCGACCGCCTTTGCGGCGGCGGCGATCGTAGTTTCGTCCCTGGCGGCGGTGGCCGCGGACTCGACGCCGGCGATGCCCAACGGTGCGATGGGGGCGACGTTCGACTACACCATCGGCGTGCAGACGTCGAAGGGCAAGAAATCCAGCAGCGGTCAAATCGTCGTGCGGCCGGCAGGTACGGGCAAGTTGACGCTCACCGTCACGTCGTCGGACGGTACGAGCAAAACCATCCCGCTTGCAATGGAAAACGGCACCATAGTGCCGGCAATGCCGTCGCCGTCGGCTTCGTCGGTACCGGCCGCGGCGCAGACGCTGATGGCCAATCTGAAACTCGCGGCAACGGTCGGCGTCGCTGCGAAAAAGAGCGGCGGTCAAGCGTTTAACGCTCCGGTGACGCTGAGGCCGATCGGCGAAGGTACGCCGGTGCCCGCGCAGATTTCCATGAAACCGGGTGGGGGCGCGGGGAACGTCACGTACTCGGGAACCGTCGGCGGAACGTCGTTGACGACCTTGCCGCCGAGCAGCGGCATCGATCCGGCGCAACTCGTGAAGAGCGCCGGTGTCGGTATGGTTTCGCACGGGTTCACCCCTGCAGGCCGCATCGCGACCGCGGTCGCCATGCATCACCGGACGGCCGAAGAGAAAAAAGCCGCGCAGGGTGCGGTGGCCGATGCGATGTCGTTGACGATCGACGCGAGTTTTAACGCCGGTACGTTTCACGCAATCACCGGCGCGCAAACCGACGAGCTGAATCTCGGCGGCAAAAAAGTGAAGATCTACTCGACCTGGTCGTTCACTCGCGTCGCACCCTAGCGTAACTACTATAAGCTTAGTTGACACGGCGCTTGGGCCCGGCTATTATCTACTAAACGTTTAGTAGAGGGTGGGAGATGATCGTTCCGGTTACCACGGTCGCGGTAACGGCCCGGGCGGCGGCGCAAACGATTGCTGCGCTGCGCGCGGCGAGCGGATGCGCCGGTTGGCGGCGGCTGCGCACCGTGGCCGTTTCGGGCACGCATCGCGGCGACAATCTCAACGGTCCGTATCAACAACTGATCGACACGCGCGATGGCCGGTACGTGACGCGTTGGCAGAGCGGAGATTTTGCTAGCGGAGACGGCTACGACGGCGTAGCGCCGTGGGACCGCGACTTTTCGGCGACGACGCACGTGATGGACGCACCGGCGGTCATCGCAATCGCCAAGACGCAGGCGTGGGTGCGCGCTCGCGGCTGGTGCGACGCGGGCGGCACGCGTTACTCCGCGGCGCAGACGCAGCACTTGGCCAACGGAACGTTTCTGGATGCGGTCGTTGCGCGCCCGGCCGGCGGTGCGCCCGTCACGTTGCTGGTCGATCGCGCCACGCATTTGCTCGACAGCAGCAGCGTGCGATACGACGAGAATCACGTCATTGCATACTATTCGGATTGGCGATCGATCGCCGGGACGGTCGTTCCCTACGCGACGTCGATCGTCGACCCGGAAGACAACGACGTCGAGTCGCGCAAGATCGAGGGTCTCGTCGCACAAAAATCGTTCGTACCGAACGCCGGCGTCTACGCGCCGCCGCACACCGCGTTCGGCGTTACGATGCCCCACGGCAAGAGCGCGGTGACGGTCCCGTACGTTATGGAAGGCTACAAGCCGATAGTGGACGTGACGATCGACGGCAAAGGTCCGTTTCCGTTCGTCGTCGACGCGGGCGGCCATTTCATTCTGACCGCGCCAACGGCGCGGCGCGTTGGTTTAACGGGACGCGGCTTTGCGAGCAGTACGAACTTCGGCACGATTTCGCACGTCGGCTTCGCCGGGGTACGCAGCATCGGCATCGGCGGTGCGGTGCTGCACGACGAAGTCGTGAAGATCAATCCGTACGCGTTTGCCAAGAGCGAACGCGGTCCGCGCGCCCCCAAAGCGGGGTGGCTCGGACTGGAGTTTTTCGAACGGTTCGCGGTGACGTTCGATCCGCGCAACCACACGATGACGTTGCGGCCGCTCAACGCGCCGCGGCCGGCGGCGGCGGGGACGAAAGTACCGATCGTCTTTGACGAGGATTCGCCGCTTGCGGGATGTTCGGTCGCGGGCAAGGCTGGTTTGTGCATGCTCGATACGGGAAATGCCGCGCCGGTCATCGTGGCAAGTCGCTGGGCGACGCGCGTTGGCGTGGCATCGCTTCTTGAGCGCGGCTCGTTCGTTGGAAGCGGCACGTACGTGTCGCGCGCTCCCGTCGGCGTCGGACCGTTTCTGCGTCCCCGCGAGGTTGTCATGTACGAGCCCGACCCCAATGCCGAACTCTTCACCGACGAGGCGGCAATTCTCAGCGAGGCGTTCATCGACGGATTCATGTCGACGTTCGACTACGCGCGCCGGGGGGTGTGGCTGCAGCCGCTTGCGCGCGATCCGACGCCGTATAATCGCTCCGGCGTCATCGCAGCGAAGCAAGCCGATGGAACGTTTATCGCTCGCTACGTCATAGTAGGCTCTGGCGCTGCCCTTGCCGGCGTGCGCAAGGGCGACGTCATTGCCGCCGTCGACGGCGTTTCGGCGAAGCAGTTCTCGGGCGCGGACTTCGCGACGGCAAACGCCCTGCCGCAGCGGAGGACGATCGCGTTTACGATCGTGCGCGACGGGCGAAAACGCGTGGTTACCGTGCCGATGCGAGCCCTCATTTAACGCACTTTCTGAAGGGTAAAAAGGGGCCGGGCGGAAGCAGCAATGATGATGCGGTCTTTCTCATCTGTTGTTTTGGTATTTCTGTTGGCCCTCGGAAGCTGCGCCGGCAGGTCGACGAGCGCGCTGCCGTTCGCGCACGCGGCTGCGCGAGCGCACTCTGCATCCGCGGACACGCTGCTGCACAGCTTCGGGAATACGGGTGACGGATACAATCCGTCGGGTCCGCTGGTCTTACTCAACGGTCTGTGGTACGGAACCACGCAGTATGGCGGGAAGTACCGCAACGGCACGGTCTTCACCATCGACGCGAACGGGAACGAGAAGATCCTCCACGATTTTGGATTCAAGAAGGACGGCGCGCAGCCGTTCGCTGGATTGATCGTCGTGAAGGGAACGCTGTACGGAACGACCGAGATCGGCGGCCGCAAAGGGAAAGGCACCGTTTTTAGCATCACGCCGGCGGGCGTGGAGCACGTGCTGCACAGCTTTACCGGTTCGCCGGATGGGTGGGGACCGCAGGCATCGCTTGTATACGCTCGCGGCACGCTTTACGGAACGACGTATTACGGCGGAACCGTCGCTCAAAGCGGCGTCGTTTTTGGCGTCACGCTCGGTGGAAAAGAATCGATCGTTCACACGTTCACCGATGGGAAAGACGGCGCGACGCCGGTCGCTCCGTTGATCTACTCGCGCGGAGTTCTGTACGGAACGAGTGTGGCCGGCGGTTCGCAAGGCCAGGGAGCGGCGTATTCGATCGATCTGAGCGGCAAGTTCAAAACGCTGCATAGCTTCAGCCCGAGCGATAACTGGCCCACCGGCATGGTGATGGTCAACGGCGTTCTTTATGGAACCACCGACGGGCACACCGACAACGTCGGCGTTTTCTATTCGCTCACCACCAAGGCAAGTACACCAAGCTCTACACGTTTTTGCAAAACGGCGGCTTCGATGCGATCCACCCGTACGGACCGCTCATTGCGGTCGGAAACGTGATCTACGGAACTTCGGCCTACGGGGGTGGCGCAGATAATGGCACGGTGTTCAGCTTTACGACCGCTGGCCAAGAGCAAATCGTGTACGCTTTTGAACCCGCGCCCGACGGCGTGCTTCCGAAGGACGGCGTGACGTACTACCAGGGGCGCCTGTACGGAGTGACGTACGACGGCGGAACGTATCCGATGGCAAATACTCTCGGAGGCGGCACGGCCTACTCCGTCGCGCTGTAAGAGATACCATGAGCGCTTATCGAGACGAGCTGCAGGCCGCGGAACGACTAGGACTCGCGGCATACGAAGCGATGGAGCGGTGGGTGAGCCGACCGCCCGACGCGACCGACGATACGCCCGGCGCGGTGCTCGAAGGTTACGCACGCGATTTACGCGAGAGCCGCGAGCGGTTACGGAAGTTGCTGGCCGATCACGGCATTCGCGACGATATCGAGCAAGCGCTGGCGAAGAGTGAACAGTATCACCGCAGCCTAGGACTGTCGATCAGGGACAAGCCGGAACCAATAGAAGAAGAGTAATCTGCTCAACGTCGAACATGTCAAAGTCGTCCAGGATTTTTTGGACGCGCGCCGCTCCGAGCATCGGAGCGAAATCGATCGACATCATCGCATCCGCAACAGTCCCTGCCAAGAAGCGCTCGAAAGCGCCTCCTAAAGTGTACGCTCCTCACGAACATTTCGGAAGTCCGCTGAACGTCTGCCGAATCTGCGGCGAAAAGTACTCCTACGTTCCCCGCCCCGTTCCGCCGGCCGGCTCAACGCCGAGCCCCGCTGCGAAATGAAAAGAGCCGCGCTCTCGCGCGGCTCTGAAGTTTAGCCCCAACCGGATTCGAACCGGTGTTACCGCCGTGAGAGGGCGGCGTCCTAGGCCTCTAGACGATAGGGCCATGGCTCCGGGTGATGGATTCGAACCACCGAAATGCCTGATTCAGAGTCAGGTGCCTTACCAGACTTGGCTAACCCGGACCGGTAGCGACCGTTTATACTACACGACCGGCGTCCCATCTTGCAAGCACGTGCGGCGCCCGACGTTTCGGCGCCCGTAGGTCGCCGTCTGGCTGTGGCAGTTCGGGCAGAGCATGCGCAGGTTTTCTAAGCGGTAATCGTCATGGATCCCATTGATATGATCTATCTGCACGGTCAGGGGCTCGCCCAGCCACTCGGTAAGACCGCACTCCTGGCAGCGATTCTCGAGCAGTCCAACCCCAAGCAGGCGGCGCTTTATGTTCGTCCTGCTTTTTGCGGTTGCTAGAAGTTCCAGGAGCGGGGTCGCTAGCGGCCGTGTTTTAAACTCACCGCGTTTGAGAGCTTTATGCCAAGCGCCTCTGCAGAAGCCAAACCTTTCGATGCATTTTGTAAGGGGATGGCCTTCATCATAATAACGTTGAATCTCCGACCAATCGTAGCGGCGACGCCTGTCGGTGCCCGGACTGCGCCTCATGCGGCCTCGTAACCCAAAAGCAGCGGACTCAAACGGCGAAGGTTTCGTCCCCCGAACGTTGGTGTTTGACTATGACAGTTAGGACAAAGCATTCTGAGGTTCTCTAGGCGCCAATCATTCTTGTCACCGTTGATGTGGTCGATGTGGATCGCCAGTGGCTTGCCGCGCCAGTCGGTGACTCCGCACCTCAAACATTGATTCGTTAGGACGCCTTCTCGTAGGAGACGTAGCTTCTTACGCCAGCGTGAGGACTGCGACTGCAATATTTGAGAGAGCAGTCGTTTAACGCGATCCCCGGGCCTAATGTCGCCGCGTTTTACGGCGCCTTCCCAGGCCTTGGAGCAGAATCCGAAACGTGCCACGCACTGTAGATACGAATGACCGGCTTCGTAGTAGGCACGTATTTCTGCCCAGTCGTATTTGCGCCGGCGATCGCGATACGGCGTAGCCTTAGAGCGTAGTCGCCCACTTTTTATGGCCTTGACCCAAGCGGTATGCGAGAATCCAAATTTCTTCGAGCACTCGACAAAACCGTGGCCTGCGTCGTGATAGGCTTGCACCGCGGCCCAGTCGTGTAACAGTCGTCCCATGCGGCGATCGTAGAATATCCGTGTGCCAACTGGGTGGCATTCACGCAAACGCGGGTAAGAGGAGAGGGCTGGGCCGCTAGGCCGGGCCCTCTCGACGCATCCGGGCGTCGCACGATAGAATCGGGGTCTACACCTACTACAGGGGGGTTTTGTGCAAGCGATCGTTCTGGTCGGGGGCGAGGGGACGCGGCTGCGGCCGCTGACCTACGGCACGCCCAAGCCGATGGTGCCGATCATGAACGTGCCGTTCCTGGCGCGGACCATGGAGCGCTTGTACGAGGCGGGCATCCGCGACGTCATCCTTCCGGCCGGCTACATGCCCCAAGCCATCGTCGACTACTTTGGCGACGGCTCGCGCCTCGACATGAAGATCACCTACGTCATCGAGCAGACGCCGATGGGCACCGCCGGTGCCATCAAGAACGTCGAGGAGCATATTACCGGCCGCTTCTTCGTGCTCAACGGCGACGTGCTCACCAGCCTCGACCTCACGGCGATGCTGGCGTTTCACGACGCGAAGGGCGGACTTGGCGCGCTGCATCTGATACGCGTCGACGATCCGTCGTCGTTCGGCTGCGTCGTGCACGACGCGGACGATCGCGTCGGCGCCTTCGTCGAGAAGCCGCCAAAAGGCGAGGAACCGACGAACGAAATCAACGCCGGAACGTACCTCTTGGAGCGCGAGATACTCGACTTCATTCCGGCCGGCCGAAACGTGTCGATCGAACGCGAAACGTTTCCGCAAGTTATTGCCGCCGGCAAGGATCTCTACGCGTATACGACGTCCGATTACTGGATCGATCTCGGCCGTCCGGAAAACTATTTAGCCGCGCACCGCGACGTGCTCAGCGGAGCAATGCCGCTCGCACTCGAGCCGGGCATCAGCGGCTCGGGGCGTGACGCGCTGCGCGGACATCCGGGCGTCGTTCCACCGGTTCATGCCGACGACGACGTCGTCGTCGACGCCAGCGCCAAAATCGGTCCCAACGTCGTGCTCGGACGCGGCTGCAGCATCGGCGCCAACGCCGTGGTTCGCGAGTCGGTCCTCTGGGAGCGGGTAAGCGTCGGCTCGGGAGCCGCGATCGAAGAG is from Candidatus Baltobacteraceae bacterium and encodes:
- a CDS encoding amino acid permease, coding for MQRAIGLRGAVAINVITMIGIGPLITIPLVLSALGGPLALTAWIAGAVLALCDGLVWAELASRLPGSGGTYAYLRAAFGEHRLGRALAFLFNWQCLLFYPCILATGYIGVVNYSAYVAPVFASNPLARDTLAIAVGLITIALLYRKTSEVAALGKVLGVAAAATLVIVTLAAFTHGHASHAFALAKPLHFDKAFVAGFATGLYIAMYDYAGYSTVALVGDEVESPNRTIPLSILISVIVVAALYVLLQIGVLGAVPWQSLLDAHGNPTPQSQYIGSTIVEGAWGHPAAFAVTMLVLVTALASLYGNLLGASRIPYAAARDGAFIPAFGKLHPTGDFPFVSLLAIGALSLVASFFTLDLVIAVLTAGIVLIQSVAQIVALAVLRTSRGPAPFRMPLYPLPALIALAGWILAFKFTGTTAIEFGVGWLVVGIAVFLVVAKMERWWPFAQSATP
- a CDS encoding SIS domain-containing protein, which codes for MLIGSGSSLFAAQLGAIALRRRAIDAIALAATEAQGDHRAFEGSTVVALSQSGRSTDVLRALEVLRPAKLVAVTNTAESPLGQRADLTIDVGAGPELAVPATKSVSCTIAILLTAASLLAQDRSREPAVLLETAQTVRSWLRDSAGTTLTPAARIAHCSGIVILGTDYGAPIAREAALKFKEATYMHAEGFQAGEFRHGSAAMADASTAAIGIVDADGSPIVGAAMRDLAVRGALRITVGTESLGTGERLGPVVDDPYNTLAWLVTLQLLALHVARTRGVDSDKPRGLTKAIVTE
- a CDS encoding family 20 glycosylhydrolase, with the translated sequence MSTIFPSSALASLAAASERAILSQTSGCSKISRSKSRPSWVSTLAPIAAAGALFLCACVARAETVVPSPQHFVETAQRYVLPAVVTISASGVASESIALARRILREHGVGAALTLARSANDAALGSEGYRLNVTASGITIAANGNAGVFYGLQTLDQLLPPAGGDRTMRGVEIADWPAHPWRGMHLDVSRHFFGVDVVERYIDVMARYKLNVFHWHLTDDQGWRIAIARYPRLTSAGGCRAGTELEGDATEIDAQRYCGYYTQDQIRRVVEYAKARYVTIVPEIEMPGHSQAAIAAYPRLGCGSPHVTVRETWGVSDVVYCPTEYTFGFLENVLREVIALFPGPYVHIGGDEVPTVAWRHSAAVQQLMRERHIATYAGVQGYFDRRIERFLEAHGRRVIGWDDILGGGVTRRAAIMSWHAGDSGVEAARHGNDVVMTPDGPLYFDAYQGDPNDEPQAIGDLSTPEMIYRYQPVSASLTSAQSRHIIGVQGNLWAEYVGTPQHLFYMLLPRMLSLSEIAWRDPQPRAWSDFALAMGAQLPWLGGHGYAFRIPNPEFSVAGGSLHFANVSPSVRTVDAQTASGSVAVTISSVVPNGTIRYTVDGTPPSKTSTGYRNPIALSLGPNQAVRITAIVVLPDGRASTPSCLMLAAASP
- a CDS encoding PDZ domain-containing protein; the encoded protein is MIVPVTTVAVTARAAAQTIAALRAASGCAGWRRLRTVAVSGTHRGDNLNGPYQQLIDTRDGRYVTRWQSGDFASGDGYDGVAPWDRDFSATTHVMDAPAVIAIAKTQAWVRARGWCDAGGTRYSAAQTQHLANGTFLDAVVARPAGGAPVTLLVDRATHLLDSSSVRYDENHVIAYYSDWRSIAGTVVPYATSIVDPEDNDVESRKIEGLVAQKSFVPNAGVYAPPHTAFGVTMPHGKSAVTVPYVMEGYKPIVDVTIDGKGPFPFVVDAGGHFILTAPTARRVGLTGRGFASSTNFGTISHVGFAGVRSIGIGGAVLHDEVVKINPYAFAKSERGPRAPKAGWLGLEFFERFAVTFDPRNHTMTLRPLNAPRPAAAGTKVPIVFDEDSPLAGCSVAGKAGLCMLDTGNAAPVIVASRWATRVGVASLLERGSFVGSGTYVSRAPVGVGPFLRPREVVMYEPDPNAELFTDEAAILSEAFIDGFMSTFDYARRGVWLQPLARDPTPYNRSGVIAAKQADGTFIARYVIVGSGAALAGVRKGDVIAAVDGVSAKQFSGADFATANALPQRRTIAFTIVRDGRKRVVTVPMRALI
- a CDS encoding choice-of-anchor tandem repeat GloVer-containing protein encodes the protein MVFLLALGSCAGRSTSALPFAHAAARAHSASADTLLHSFGNTGDGYNPSGPLVLLNGLWYGTTQYGGKYRNGTVFTIDANGNEKILHDFGFKKDGAQPFAGLIVVKGTLYGTTEIGGRKGKGTVFSITPAGVEHVLHSFTGSPDGWGPQASLVYARGTLYGTTYYGGTVAQSGVVFGVTLGGKESIVHTFTDGKDGATPVAPLIYSRGVLYGTSVAGGSQGQGAAYSIDLSGKFKTLHSFSPSDNWPTGMVMVNGVLYGTTDGHTDNVGVFYSLTTKASTPSSTRFCKTAASMRSTRTDRSLRSET
- a CDS encoding HNH endonuclease signature motif containing protein; the protein is MRRSPGTDRRRRYDWSEIQRYYDEGHPLTKCIERFGFCRGAWHKALKRGEFKTRPLATPLLELLATAKSRTNIKRRLLGVGLLENRCQECGLTEWLGEPLTVQIDHINGIHDDYRLENLRMLCPNCHSQTATYGRRNVGRRTCLQDGTPVV
- a CDS encoding NDP-sugar synthase, which gives rise to MQAIVLVGGEGTRLRPLTYGTPKPMVPIMNVPFLARTMERLYEAGIRDVILPAGYMPQAIVDYFGDGSRLDMKITYVIEQTPMGTAGAIKNVEEHITGRFFVLNGDVLTSLDLTAMLAFHDAKGGLGALHLIRVDDPSSFGCVVHDADDRVGAFVEKPPKGEEPTNEINAGTYLLEREILDFIPAGRNVSIERETFPQVIAAGKDLYAYTTSDYWIDLGRPENYLAAHRDVLSGAMPLALEPGISGSGRDALRGHPGVVPPVHADDDVVVDASAKIGPNVVLGRGCSIGANAVVRESVLWERVSVGSGAAIEETIIASGATIGPKAQVGRGSVIGHDVSVEPGQVLEPGSRLGPVVKAAT